One window of Fimbriimonadaceae bacterium genomic DNA carries:
- a CDS encoding serine/threonine protein kinase → MLAGRFEIAATLGRGGFAIAYRCRDRERGDRCVVKELAPHGVVRDDDGTLRLDLLGDRSGKLISRFLEEAELLRAIRAPGLLPVRASFEANGTAYFATDEAANARTLAELLDREGSLDLDTSLDVLYQLLETLEAIHLQGYLHRDVKPSNVLLDDAGRCYLIDFGAARQWHADHTERHTVMFTPGYAPLEQLSEHGRRGPATDLYGLCATAYHMLCGEPPLAATDRVAGARLVPPAEWRPGLDPAVSNALMAGLRLRYDERPESVRALVTLLEEAPATLADQIGRADAVLEALRSLRIERNGCPVCGAALDYPRQARAWTCPVCRDARIRPRDLAPNRCPCCSSGILRRFDHAEPPVGCPLCPTGALEGGRRGPWTCLACGAAFARVRGGIEHQGVIHTWAEWMAASPRSQVVAVCDACGAQFDEDPDGLRTQIVPEGSPWGALSPDEWARVAIGSAPDGGNAECEHCGAEYHVEGETCTLLGAELDPFGFAERHLGRRFDLRHLAWAAAGKESASPGPTCQRCGTEFDTDGSYLRLVRTTSPILARHTGEPFSLEDWNRLARELPTVLEEPAFEERFDSLLVRAFVQGTLPFDSSETDLLWRGRAARISRDSGVPAGPEGKLTVTDQEIVFQHFLHKWRTPRDAVQDAFERDGYLWLVLSGERDPVGFDIEEVELTVHPKSGPRTLLVGAGELAQRMEGERSRKER, encoded by the coding sequence GTGCTGGCAGGTCGATTCGAGATCGCGGCGACCTTGGGTCGCGGCGGTTTCGCGATCGCGTACCGATGCCGCGACCGCGAGCGCGGGGATCGATGCGTGGTCAAGGAGCTGGCGCCCCACGGCGTGGTGCGCGATGACGACGGAACCCTGCGCCTGGATCTGCTCGGCGATCGGTCCGGCAAACTGATCTCGCGGTTCCTCGAGGAGGCCGAGCTGCTGCGGGCGATCCGTGCGCCCGGACTCTTGCCGGTGCGCGCGAGCTTCGAGGCCAACGGCACCGCCTACTTCGCGACGGACGAGGCCGCGAACGCCCGTACGCTCGCCGAGCTTCTCGACCGCGAGGGCTCCCTCGATCTCGACACCTCGCTCGACGTCCTCTACCAGCTCCTCGAGACGCTTGAGGCCATCCACCTGCAGGGGTACCTTCATCGGGACGTCAAGCCCTCCAACGTGCTGCTGGACGACGCGGGCCGCTGCTACCTCATCGACTTCGGCGCGGCGCGCCAGTGGCATGCGGACCACACGGAGCGGCACACGGTGATGTTCACTCCCGGGTACGCCCCGCTCGAACAGCTCTCCGAGCACGGCCGACGGGGACCCGCGACCGATTTGTACGGCCTTTGCGCGACGGCGTACCACATGTTGTGCGGCGAGCCCCCCCTCGCCGCGACCGATCGCGTGGCCGGAGCGAGGCTTGTCCCGCCGGCCGAATGGCGCCCCGGACTCGACCCCGCGGTGTCGAACGCCCTCATGGCCGGACTTCGGCTCCGCTACGACGAACGCCCCGAGAGCGTGCGGGCGCTCGTCACGCTGCTCGAGGAGGCACCCGCGACCCTTGCCGACCAGATCGGGCGGGCGGATGCGGTCTTGGAGGCGTTGCGGTCGCTGCGCATCGAACGCAACGGGTGTCCGGTTTGCGGCGCGGCGCTGGACTATCCGCGGCAGGCACGCGCCTGGACGTGCCCCGTGTGCCGCGACGCGAGGATTCGCCCGCGCGATCTGGCGCCCAACCGGTGCCCGTGCTGCTCCAGCGGTATTCTCAGACGCTTCGATCACGCCGAACCTCCCGTCGGTTGCCCTCTTTGCCCGACGGGTGCTTTGGAGGGAGGGCGGCGGGGCCCCTGGACTTGCCTGGCGTGCGGCGCGGCCTTTGCCCGTGTCCGCGGCGGGATCGAGCACCAGGGCGTGATCCACACCTGGGCGGAGTGGATGGCCGCCTCGCCACGCTCGCAGGTGGTCGCGGTGTGCGACGCGTGTGGCGCCCAGTTCGACGAGGATCCGGACGGGCTCCGAACCCAGATCGTGCCGGAGGGGAGCCCCTGGGGCGCTTTGAGCCCCGACGAGTGGGCGCGCGTCGCCATCGGATCCGCTCCCGACGGAGGCAACGCGGAGTGCGAGCACTGCGGCGCCGAGTACCACGTCGAAGGCGAAACCTGCACGTTGCTCGGGGCCGAACTCGATCCGTTCGGGTTTGCCGAACGACACTTGGGGCGGCGCTTCGACCTCCGGCATCTCGCATGGGCCGCCGCTGGAAAGGAGAGCGCGTCCCCGGGACCGACGTGCCAGCGATGCGGCACCGAGTTCGACACCGACGGTTCGTACCTGCGCCTTGTGAGGACCACCTCGCCCATCCTCGCGCGCCACACGGGCGAGCCCTTCTCGCTCGAGGATTGGAACCGGCTCGCACGCGAACTGCCGACCGTCCTCGAGGAACCGGCCTTCGAAGAGCGTTTCGACTCCCTGCTGGTGCGAGCGTTCGTTCAAGGCACCCTGCCCTTCGACTCCTCCGAAACGGACCTCCTCTGGCGCGGACGCGCCGCGAGGATCTCCCGAGATTCCGGCGTGCCGGCAGGGCCGGAGGGAAAGCTCACCGTGACCGATCAGGAGATCGTTTTCCAGCATTTCCTGCACAAATGGCGCACCCCGCGCGACGCGGTGCAGGACGCGTTCGAGCGGGACGGCTACCTCTGGCTGGTGCTGTCCGGCGAACGGGACCCGGTCGGATTCGACATCGAGGAGGTCGAGCTCACCGTGCACCCCAAGTCGGGTCCCAGGACTCTCCTCGTCGGTGCGGGCGAGTTGGCGCAGCGGATGGAAGGAGAGCGTTCACGCAAAGAGCGCTAA
- the guaA gene encoding glutamine-hydrolyzing GMP synthase, with protein sequence MSHQTVLVVDFGGQYTQLIVRRVRELGVYSEMIPWTEAERRIREEDPSAVILSGGPRSVLTEGAPTMDFAALEGKPTLGICYGLQLMAHKLGGTVEKSPAREYGKRKLTKAAKQSIVGGLTSDTVWMSHGDQVTAMPMGYEVIASTESCPVAGFANPEAMRYGVQFHPEVSHTPGGKSVLERFLFDAAKLKGDWTSENFIEEEKARIQALVGERKVLCAVSGGVDSMVMAALLNRAIGERAICVFVDHGLLRKNEAEQVKEAFAKHLVGDLKVFDEKEAFFAALAGVTDPERKRKVIGNMFIEVFERHANELMECDFLAQGTLYPDVIESGSATAAKIKTHHNVGGLPEKMNLKLIEPLRWLFKDEVRRVGVALGLDKDIVYREPFPGPGLAVRILGEVTPERVRIVQEADWIFREELRAEGLQHGIWQSYAALLDVRSVGVMGDERTYEHPIVLRAVESEDAMTARAANIPFDVLEHIATRIVNEVDGVNRVFYDLTSKPPATIELE encoded by the coding sequence ATGTCCCACCAGACCGTTCTCGTCGTCGACTTCGGAGGCCAGTACACCCAGTTGATCGTGCGGCGGGTCCGGGAACTGGGCGTCTACAGCGAGATGATTCCCTGGACGGAGGCCGAGCGCCGGATTCGCGAGGAGGACCCCTCCGCCGTGATCCTCAGCGGAGGGCCCCGATCGGTGCTGACCGAAGGGGCGCCGACGATGGATTTCGCGGCCTTGGAGGGGAAGCCGACGCTGGGCATCTGTTACGGGCTGCAGCTGATGGCGCACAAACTCGGTGGCACCGTCGAGAAGTCTCCGGCGCGCGAGTACGGCAAGCGCAAGCTCACCAAGGCGGCCAAGCAGTCCATCGTCGGCGGCCTGACAAGCGATACGGTGTGGATGAGCCACGGCGACCAGGTCACGGCCATGCCCATGGGCTACGAGGTGATCGCGTCCACCGAATCGTGCCCGGTTGCCGGGTTCGCCAATCCCGAAGCGATGCGGTACGGCGTCCAGTTCCACCCCGAGGTCTCTCACACGCCGGGCGGGAAGAGCGTGCTGGAGAGGTTCTTGTTCGACGCGGCCAAGCTCAAGGGAGACTGGACCAGCGAGAACTTCATCGAAGAGGAGAAGGCGCGCATCCAAGCGCTTGTGGGAGAGCGCAAGGTGTTGTGCGCGGTCAGCGGCGGCGTGGACAGCATGGTGATGGCGGCGCTGCTCAACCGCGCGATCGGCGAGCGCGCGATCTGCGTCTTCGTGGACCACGGACTCTTGCGGAAGAACGAGGCCGAACAGGTCAAAGAGGCGTTTGCGAAGCATCTCGTGGGCGACTTGAAGGTGTTCGACGAGAAGGAGGCGTTCTTTGCGGCGCTTGCCGGCGTCACCGATCCAGAGCGGAAGCGCAAGGTGATCGGCAACATGTTCATCGAGGTGTTTGAGCGCCACGCGAACGAGCTGATGGAGTGCGATTTCCTGGCGCAAGGCACGCTCTACCCCGACGTGATCGAGAGCGGGTCGGCCACCGCGGCAAAGATCAAGACCCATCACAACGTCGGCGGTCTTCCGGAGAAGATGAACTTGAAGCTCATCGAGCCGCTTCGCTGGCTGTTCAAGGACGAGGTTCGGCGAGTGGGGGTCGCGCTGGGTTTGGACAAGGACATCGTCTATCGCGAGCCCTTCCCCGGACCGGGGCTGGCGGTGCGCATCCTGGGCGAGGTCACGCCCGAGCGGGTGCGCATCGTGCAGGAAGCGGACTGGATCTTTCGCGAGGAGTTGCGCGCGGAGGGCCTCCAGCACGGGATTTGGCAATCCTACGCCGCGCTGCTCGATGTACGCAGCGTGGGGGTCATGGGCGACGAGCGGACGTACGAACACCCCATCGTCTTGCGCGCCGTGGAGAGCGAGGACGCCATGACCGCCAGGGCCGCGAACATCCCCTTCGACGTCCTCGAGCACATCGCCACGAGGATCGTCAACGAGGTCGACGGAGTGAACCGCGTTTTCTACGACCTGACGAGCAAGCCTCCGGCCACGATCGAGCTGGAATGA